The proteins below are encoded in one region of Lactuca sativa cultivar Salinas chromosome 3, Lsat_Salinas_v11, whole genome shotgun sequence:
- the LOC111919608 gene encoding uncharacterized protein LOC111919608, which yields MAIELFSENSGTGGGGNMTMSPRISFSHDLSQSDTVPVEQLLRSFSSSSSTVDFNFCVQQNPNNPHASMADELFSNGKIIPTQIKHHPPPPPPPPPSSLPPQSPASNYNPLPAVEEEQHNSSKSFWGFKRSSSCGNGYARSLCPIPLLSRSNSAGSSTSTKRSSSSKEGSTHKHPHNSQKPPLRKTSYSYGNNSNSSNGVRVNPVLNLGFGSFFSNGKKK from the coding sequence ATGGCGATAGAACTCTTCTCTGAAAATTCCGGCACCGGTGGCGGTGGCAACATGACAATGAGCCCTCGAATTTCTTTCTCCCATGATCTCTCCCAATCCGACACAGTCCCCGTCGAACAACTTCTCCGATCattctcctcctcctcctccaccgTCGACTTCAATTTCTGCGTTCAACAAAATCCCAACAATCCCCACGCTTCCATGGCCGACGAGCTTTTCTCCAACGGAAAAATCATCCCAACCCAAATCaaacaccacccaccaccaccaccaccaccaccaccgtcatCATTACCACCACAATCACCAGCTTCAAACTACAACCCGCTGCCGGCGGTGGAAGAGGAGCAACATAATTCATCGAAATCGTTTTGGGGATTTAAGAGAAGTAGTAGTTGTGGCAATGGATATGCTCGGAGTTTATGCCCGATTCCATTGTTATCTCGGAGCAattccgccggatcatccacaaGTACAAAACGATCATCGTCTTCAAAAGAAGGTTCTACTCATAAACACCCTCATAATTCTCAGAAACCTCCATTGAGGAAAACGAGTTATAGCTATGGGAACAATAGTAACTCCAGTAATGGAGTTCGGGTCAATCCGGTTCTGAATTTGGGATTCGGATCTTTCTTCTCTAATGGCAAGAAAAAATAA